Proteins from a genomic interval of Indicator indicator isolate 239-I01 chromosome 1, UM_Iind_1.1, whole genome shotgun sequence:
- the LOC128970147 gene encoding LOW QUALITY PROTEIN: uncharacterized protein LOC128970147 (The sequence of the model RefSeq protein was modified relative to this genomic sequence to represent the inferred CDS: deleted 1 base in 1 codon) — MDFEERLRQNNNRFLLSVSSILERYNQPFEDDLLISMETLTYDTVDGPKPWVEVSTKQLKKWKREIFKESPEISAMETSDIVMWEETDNLTDAENDTSVALVSRKYEDTHSQNLFGHDGKIPETVKVDPIVQDDARRIPKWMMVAPQASSIDLPLALPVQELSANTITTLRHPRHPELHKTCCDSILEDGQSGAEECSWSNLTLTDLYPVIVEIFRKRMTKHSQKKELKYMFGHLRYKRCCSRTSKLNVIVNKRRFRPLKMKQALPSICSSRSENIQNKTFESDNRELCDGSCSINDFSALVSCTGTNGNKVNYCDSSSEQHLVFRKSQKASQQPLDHIVRMGETFLAEDKLQTASLENSKCKQSENLAYKCSSECNFIASAASSGSAVVHLVNKSNTQHDLPCGDTSELCSSPYSSYGNRNTSKCFTSCYLARTSNTLLVGPKKVISEGKISFQCRNSFSSLSMKQRPSETAQKYEDAFEKLYHELSSKEIPKPLMFTRPHSNSQNPEEKGRLVKSNFGVSMKSESEFDRAFDRIMSSCVVILFQNCLGCREF; from the exons ATGGACTTCGAGGAGCGGCTGCGGCAGAATAATAACCGCTTTCTACTGTCCGTCAGCAGCATTTTGGAGCGG TATAACCAACCTTTTGAGGATGACTTGCTTATTTCCATGGAAACCCTCACTTACGATACAGTTGATG GACCCAAGCCATGGGTGGAAGTGTCAACCAAGCAGCTTAAAAAATGGAAGCGGGAAATATTTAAG GAATCTCCTGAGATCTCTGCTATGGAAACATCTGACATAG TGATGTGGGAAGAAACTGATAATCTGACAG ATGCAGAAAATGATACCAGTGTGGCTCTTGTAAGCAGGAAATATGAAGACACTCACTCCCAG aATCTGTTTGGACATGATGGGAAAATTCCAGAGACAGTAAAAGTGGATCCAATAGTGCAAGATGATGCTAGAAGAATTCCTAAGTGGATGATG gTAGCACCTCAAGCCTCATCAATAGATCTTCCTTTGGCTTTGCCAGTACAAGAACTGAGTG caAATACAATAACCACACTCAGGCATCCACGTCATCCAGAGCTGCATAAAACCTGCTGTGATAGCATCTTAGAAGATGGCCAGTCTGGAGCTGAGGAATGCTCCTGGAGCAATCTCACTCTCACAGATCTGTATCCAGTGATAGTAGAGATCTTTAGAAAGCGCATGACAAAGCACTCTCAGAAAAAAGAGTTAAAATACATGTTTGGACACTTAAGATACAAAAGATGCTGCTCTAGAACATCAAAGCTCAACGTCATTGTAAACAAAAGACGATTCAGACCTTTGAAAATGAAGCAAGCCCTGCCTAGCATATGCAGCAGTAGAAGTGAGAACATCCAGAATAAAACTTTTGAAAGTGACAACAGAGAACTTTGTGATGGCAGTTGTTCCATTAATGATTTCTCTGCTCTGGTATCTTGTACTGGTACAAATGGAAACAAAGTGAACTACTGTGACTCAAGTTCAGAACAGCATTTGGTATTCAGAAAAAGCCAAAAGGCCTCCCAACAACCTCTTGATCATATAGTTAGAATGGGAGAGACCTTTCTAGCTGAAGATAAGTTGCAGACTGCCTCATTAGAGAattcaaaatgcaaacaaagTGAAAACTTAGCTTACAAATGTTCCTCAGAATGCAATTTTATAGCATCTGCTGCCAGTTCAGGGTCAGCAGTGGTGCATTTGGTGAACAAGAGTAACACTCAACATGACTTGCCTTGTGGGGATACCTCAGAGCTGTGTTCATCCCCTTACAGTTCCTATGGCAATCGTAACACTTCTAAGTGTTTCACAAGCTGTTATCTTGCAAGAACATCAAACACTTTGCTCGTAGGCCCCAAAAAAGTAATTTCcgaaggaaaaatttctttccagtgcaGAAACTCCTTTTCTTCACTGTCTATGAAGCAGAGACCTTCAGAAACTGCCCAGAAATATGAAGATGCATTTGAAAAGCTTTACCATGAACTGTCTTCCAAAGAAATCCCAAAACCTTTGATGTTCACAAGACCTCATTCAAATTCACAGAACcctgaagagaaaggaagattgGTGAAGAGTAATTTCGGTGTGTCTATGAAGTCTGAGTCAGAGTTTGATAGAGCATTTGACAGGATC ATGAGCAGTTGTGTAGTGATCCTATTCCAAAActgcctgggctgcagagaGTTTTGA